A segment of the Paramisgurnus dabryanus chromosome 5, PD_genome_1.1, whole genome shotgun sequence genome:
GAGGAAATCCACATAAAATGAGAGACGCATTGTTTGTCACAAGAGAAGACGTACTTGACATGACATATTATCTAGATTTTAAAGGAGCACatccacattttgggaatttagcttattcactgtatcccccagagttagataagtccatacatacctttctcatctccgtgcatgctgtaactctgtctgacacagCCCCCcaagcttagcttagcacaaagactggaagtgaatggctccagctagcatactgctaccaataagtgacaaaataacgcaaacattttcctatttatgtgttgtaatTTGTGTAGTCAcactgtgtacaaataacaaggtcatatgagacacacccatcttttaacagtatacatactgggaactatattctcagaagacgaagcactgctacttgtaagtagcagtgcttcgccttctgagaatgtatactgttaaaagatggctgtgtctcatatgaccttgttatttgtgcacggtgtgactatacaaatcacaacatataaatacgAAAATGTTTGCGTAATTTTCTCACTTATTGGTAgtagtatgctagctggagccattcacttccggtctttgtgctaagctaagctagcaggggctgtgtcagacagagttacagcacgcacggagatgagaaaggtatgtatggatttatctaactctgggggatacggtgaataagcaaaattcccaaaatgtgggcgtgttcgtTTAAGGCTGAAACATTGGGTGAGTATGAGCTGCAGAAAACCTTTAGCTGGTCGTCTTTGGCTCCTGTTTTTGCTGCTCGTTCACTTCCTGCGAGGTCCACGAGACTAAGCTTCCCGTAGCTTATGGTCCCATTTGTCAGATTACTACTCTTGATCATAATGCCAATGATCAGGTGAGAACGTGAACTTTCAACATTCATctctaaaaaaaatacataaaggAAAAATAAAACCTTTAGAGCAAAGATTACTCGTACAAATTGTTAATCCAGTGATTGATCCAAATGTTTGGATGGATGTTTGAATTACTTAAttttggatggatggatggatgaatgactGTTTTGATGGATGTTCGgaggatttttttaatggatgGACAAACAGATAGATGCATGAGTGTTTGGATAGATGATGTGGGGCGTATTACTGTACATCATGAAAGCCATGATCATTAAAACCCTAAGGGATGGGTTACCGGACAGGGttaagattaatccaggactagccttagttatattagacatttaagtagtttataCAAACAAACTTTACAAAAACCAATACTGGTGTGcttcttgagacaaaacaatggtaacacgctgacacagggagaacatgcaaactccacacagaaaggccacctgccctGTCCAGGGCTAAACAGTAGCTTTGCCAGATCATCATGTTCTGCATGattgtaaaacaaataaaccCAAACCATTAAACTTGACTCCTTTGAAGTTGTATTAAGCACATACTTGTTGCTGCGATGTGACGGTTTGCGCAGCCCTGCTCGAATAATGCGAAGAGTTCACCGGCACTGGCTGCCTCCTTTGTCTCTGCTCCCTGGGCAAACACAAGACCCTTTCTGTCCCTCTTAATTTCAATTTTCTTGCTGAATGCCTCAGTCGGGCTTACGAAGAGATCCTGTAGACGATCATTGTACAGCTCCAACATATAGGCTGAAACCTGAGGATGTACAATAGAGAAAGCTATAAAGTCTACCATGGATGTAATCCAATGAATATAACTTTACCTTAAACTCAAATTTGGACTCATTTTCCTGGATGATCTCAAAGATCTTGGTGAAGGTCCTGGGAATGATGCCTGGGTTTCTCCGATCTTTGTCTCCAACCATCGTGAATGTTTTCCCTGAACCCGTATGGCCATACGCAAAGATGCAAACATTGAAGCCATCGATTGCACACTGGATTAGCCTGGGAGAAGTTAGCAACTGATCAGAAAAAGTGCTATAAAATCAACATACTTTACAGTGCACGTGACACAATTTTTGTCATTGGAAGCGTGGCGGAGAGACAGATTTTTTAAATCCCACGTACTGCGTAGGTCACACATATGCGCCTATAGGAAagtgtagtatgtagcccaggagaggTTGAAAGTCTGTATacatgtacgagtcaaataaacaatGGCTGCATCCGAAACCTTAGGCAGGTGCCTTgctgcctcgctgcctcatgaggcaaagACTTTGGATgcatgaaggcagctctggGAAAAACATTCGGACAGCCTTCACAGGAAGCGTAATGGAattctgtttaaaatataaacagagagtgcctttgtgataactaatcccatatttgaaaactgtcatgctaattcatagaaattgaaattcaattcatGGAAACGCAATTAAAAGGAGTAAAAAgtgaaaaactttatttaaactaaatttgtgATCCAGCCACCATTTTATTTTGTCGAAATCGACCAGGcttgaccaatcacattccccgtgcatacactgtaaaaaatgtgaagcatttttgtcaaatcaacatatatttttatgtcaccttaaccaaaacttaaaatattaaccaagttgttttaacttcttTTTTAACAAGACAATGTAGGTATgtcaggagtcaggaagtaaagCAAACAATGGATCCAAATGTGCCTTGATGCCTTACAGCCTTGGAATGCTGCCTCCGAATACATCATTTTAGAGATTTCTGACGCACCCTATACTTTGGAAGGCATAATATGTTCGCAAAACAGACTATACTTTGTGCTTTAGATGCATTCCTGTGGTTCAATGAGTAGAGAATTGCTTTAGCAATGCAAAGGGCATGggacgctgataaagaaatgtatagACTTAATGCATTTTAAGTCAGTGTGCATAAAaggtctgccaaatgcataaatgtaaataaacagcgCACTAACCCACTGGACTCCAGAAAGATCTCGTCTTGCATACACTCAGAGTTAAAGATCTTGTCAAACTGAAACTCGCGAGGTCCTCGAGGTGTCTCCAGGATCACAGAGTACTCATCGAGACACGAGACTATGACTTGACTTCTTTTCACCTGCTCTGTACGGGTGAGTGGCCTTATTCGACAAAACACTCTGATCTTACCTGTACAAGGACAAAAATAAAACCACAGACATTAGTTTTAGGGGTTAAATGGTTAACTTATTGCTAAAACTTTATACATGGATAATTATTAACATACATGTATTAAAATATTCCTTATTTAAGCTTTGTAAAGGCATTAAAACCCCTTAGATAAGAACAGAAAATGCCCTGGTTCTTGTTCCTTTGGCATTATGTGTATTACTGTTGGATTTAAATACAACTGCTTAAAAAGAATGTCTGGGAAACCAGTCAATAGTCCGGGAGCTATTTGGCCCGAAGCCTTAGATTACATTGTAAATAGCCGTAAATGGACAATTTTAGTTCATGTTGTGTCTGGCAACAGTTTCAATATAAACACATTTCTATGTCCTCCGTGAAGATATATGAGGGTGATGTTTCATGCCTTTCATGTCTTCCACCATGTTGTAGTATTTCTTTCTCATGGTTCGTTCAGCTGTGTAGTTCTCAACAATCTTCTTGTTTTCTTCTTTGATATGCTTCAACTAAAAAAAATACGAGTTAATGTAAGTCATGAATGGTAGACAGATATAATTCAGTCCTTTTGGCATTTTACAGAGAAGATCAAAGGTGGTATATTATAATGTTAAGTGTATAATATTCCCTGTGCAAATATATTGAATAGATtataagggatagttcacccaaaaatgtaaattctataatcattttctcatcctcatgttgttctaatccagtatgaatttcttttatccgatgaacacaaaagaaaatagttgacataccagcctgatctcacgagaattcatattttacgagttggctaattcatatgaattcatttgaagttaattgtgcaaaaacgGATGATTCtgatgaaaaacaacaacaatgaaaccaaacacctaACAAGTGTGCATTTCCAAATGTTAACCAtatcatgatttttttattttgagaaatgtttttttttaccaaaagtttTTAACCATACTGATATCTTAAATGTCAATATCTCTGTTTATGTTTTCATAGTTAGTTTTAAAGTATTATAGTTATCTGTTTAAGTGCAACTTTCAGGATTGTTACATCCATGACAGAGAAATGTTACATCCATAATGTTGTTTCTTCCTTATAAATgtgcacacaaaaataaaataaaataaatattatttgttctttgaagagcaatttttttttttaaatttttattattatggcttctggtttatacattttaattctCGGAAAAGTATGTTGTCTCCCCACAAAAATTGTGTCTTTTTCTCATCCATAGTGTGCATATTTCCCTTATCTTAaatagaaaacatgagtttAGAGTAAAATTTTTCTAATGTCTAGACTCTATAATCAGAGGTTTAGGAAATATGAACAGATGGTTCAATACTGCatattggtaataaatacaATGTCTGAGAAATTGTTATAATTTTTGActgaaaatgtcacatccataattctaaaactaaacattttatttaaaaacaagtcTTAAAGTCCCATTGctcttatttttttatgtaatattgcagtgtttataaacaatttatccgtacaagttattattttttcataaaattcTTGTGCCCTTCAATCAACTTCAGTCAACTTGTGCCGATCATTCTCTGATGACCTCAGCTGGACGACTTCCGGTTTACTGGGACTTTACTACCCCATGCGATTTTGCCTTGTAGTAAGTCTCTCGCATTTTTTTAtagacatatatatattttgactGGATAAGGCCCAAATTATAGCCCGACCAACCGAGGATTACATTGGCAAAGCAAAGGTCATCATGTGTTCGATTCCCGGGGAACACACAAACTGatcaaatgtataccttgtaatgcaatgttcttaaGTGTATTAGTCACCGAATGCGACACCCAAATAGACAAAAGTGATTTAATTTTCACCTCAGTCTGCAGCAACAGCAGCTGCTGGCCCACACTCTTCTCACTCTCAGCGTTTATCAATCCGGTCTTGCGAAAATTCTCCTCAAATTTCTAGAAAGTGTTAAAACATAAGTATGCTGTGAGATTGAATGCAGATAAAAATGAGCATGCATGTGTGAATTTAGGACGTACTTTGACTCTTTCATCCAGCTCTCCTGTACATGCCTCACTCGTGTCAGACcctattaataaaacaaaataaacacactATCTATGCTGTACATTTATATGAAAAGTATTAATCATTTACCAATGAGAGTAGGTGAAGCCCCAGCTCTGATGCACTCCAGAGCCACTTGTATGACCTCATGATGTAGTAAACTCATCTGTACTCCATCATCCACCTGTGTCTCGGCTCTGAGTGAACATGTGTTATTCGGTAAGCAGATGTTCATGTCTTTAAGAGTATTATTAGTTATATTCAGACTCTTCAGGAATCATGCAGTGCTCCCACATTTTGTGCTGTATgttctcctcttcctcctgACTCTGGTTGGATTCTTTTATGGTTTGTTGAAGACTTTCTTTTACATCTGCCAGTGTTTTTTGATTGTTCTCTGCCATCAGATCAAACTGCTGCTTAGCCTCCACCAGCTCAACATAAACATGATGACCCTGAAATACAGAGCACAACTATCTGTAACAACAATTATTAAGGTTTTTATAACTCATATGCTCAATATTGCAAGAATATATGAAACAGTATTTGATACACCAGCCTTTTCAtcctgcactgtcagaaaacccCCTTTTAAAAGTAGATCTGTGTATCTAATGCATGCATAACATTAATAAATCAGAGGCACATATCTACATGTAACATGTAATAGTaaagtacatattaggacctttaaaAGGGATCAGTTTTTGTACTCATTTTTTGACAAAGAGTGTGGATAAGTGAGTGAGACCAAGTGGtctgtaaatttgtttaaatgaCCTTTTGaatctttattaatttattaaatctCTATTGACTTTATGGAAGCTAcacattttgtatttaaattgtCCTAACGTATTACATTGTGTTGAGTCATCGTGtgaaaaatgcaataaaaacatttttatgaatgGCATTTAATGAATGTAATTAATAAGCACCTGTTTAATAACAGCACTAAGGAGGCGAGCATATGCTGACTGTTCAACAGAATTTATCACACCCTCTTCTCCTTCCAGGAGCATTGAGATCTCTTTCTCCCTCTTTAAAAGGTTATCCTTCAGAACCTCAAGAAGAGCCTGTGCTCCCTCTAGTGGCACATCTGAGTCACTGCAGCACTGATAGCACAAAGCATAATAGGAAATGTCAAACTcaattaaaattataaataatactttttgtttaatttaattcttcaataaataaatactactGTTAACATACATTAGTTGACATTCAGATTCTTCAAATCCATTCTTATACACAATGACAACAGACTGAATGGCTTTAAAGGGCCAGctgacccaaaaatgaaatgctgtcatcatttattcactctcatgttgttacaagcttgcattaatttctttgttgtgatgaacacaatgaagatattttgaggaatgtttataaccaaaccaatcagaggccccattgacttccatagtatcctttttcctactataggaaGTCAATATGgcataaccgaaaatgggtaaagaggcgggacatgggtgaagctgtggtggctggttgctgaaaccacgcccacctagcttgattctagtgacagcagtggcagttcacccttcactcaagtggccacacccttaattatgcagaactttaaggcttaatataatttaaacagatgagttacAAAGAATTCAccatcctcacagttgtcaaGAAGGGCAAAATGAGCTATACAgtccaaaaacactttttgtaccaggctcttaacatatttatttctgctgtaaagttgggcattttacaTGAAgatctatgggaattgactctaGACCAGTCTATTAATTGAAGTTTAGGTCACTTCCTTGTTCCGAAGGTTCCCCCTTGGTTTGTAGtgacatgagagtgagtaaatgatgacataatttaaaacttttggtgaactatcccttaagaACAGATCTGAAGGCTCTTTAGGACTAAATTGTGATATCACTGAAAATCAGAATTTCTACCATTTCATCAGCTAAACTTTCTTTCTTCTCCTGAGAGGCCTGCAGCATCTCCTGGACCTTCCCCATCTCTGCCCTGGCCAAATGCAGCTCCTGCAGTGCTGTCACAGAAGCCAGAgatccaacagctttcaaattacctttacatatctttatttgtaccacttaaaggcggagtgcatgattttgtaaaaacactttggaaaagagagtcgggcagagtaccaaaacacacttagccaatcagcagtaaggggcgtgtctactaaccaacatcgttgcctgagttgcgtatgtgtgggacgggtctatcaaaagaaggtccagattctattgaggtagggcgtgtttgtttaggtgatttcaaatattgtctttcagagatcatgcaccacGCCTTTAAACAGAACAGTGTACACATTTTGAAAAGCCTGATTGAAACACATGCTATGAGTAAATGCCACTTTTCGTGATTATATTTCTTGGTTGTAAGTGATGACTTCTGATTAAAGCCTTTGCTAAAGTAATTTTGTTTATTACCCAGAAGAGGTGCCCCTCAACCACCCACCACATTGCAAAATCATTGCAAGAAGCAAAGAAAGCATGCCCTGATAGTATATAGCATACTGGAAATATTTGtcaccatgcctgtgaaaactcagctaaagtcattttttgtgatttactgtttgcTAAATgtatcctacataatgtaaagaacattatgtGCAAATATAACCtcaatatctttaatattgactgagtaaactCATTGagtgtcaaagattaaaatgaaaGTGAATTCAATAACTAAAATTTAACTTTGAAGCTCCACATCtcaattagattatgagactatAGCCTGATTTTTAGGCAGGGCTATTTGTAGGCCTATTGCACTCTTACTTGATGCCTGGTGGTTATGAAGGAGATCCAGTCTGGAGGAAAACAATTCCATCAACTTGTTCTGCAAAGGTTTCCATTGTTGCAATAAGTCCACGATTTCTCATAAAGCATTTGTCTCAAATGTCATAGTCTAATGATATAATACTGTATAGTAGCGGTGTAACGATATTTCGCAAAACACACTAAATACCTGTCCGATATGGTCTAAACCGTAAGGACGATATTATGCACAATCATGTCATACTACGGCTATTTAGAAGTCCTtgtcaatctgaaatcactgaaagtttgagtcgtttataacatgcatttgaaaaagcaacactcgtcaaatataagcattataaataaaaaaaatttatatcatGAAAATATCTGTAAATGTTTGAAGTGCAGAGATATAAAACCGCTTAATTTCTTAGATGGCCTGTGCATGCTACTTCGTCTGCGGCGCATGTTGAGTCTCTGCATGAGAGTGCCATCTGGCGTTTGGATGTAGCGacatttcaccataattcattgaaAAGCGTAGCAAGCAGAATCGCACAatgtatcgttacacccctactgtATAAACAATACAGTAAATCTGTCAATACAGTAATGCAACACCTTTTCTTTGTCCCATGCTGCTAAATTGTCTTGGTTCCTCTGCTGAAGTACTGTGTGCTGCTCCTGAAGTGTTTCATTCCGACTCTCCAAATTCTGATCAGAGGACGGTAAACACCTCACACATGAAAAAAGCAGATGACATAACTATGCCATAATTACTTACAtattcattattaataataatctttAAAGTAAAAGAGAAAGGCATGATGAATCTGAATTGGGGATTAAATGTGCCATGTTTATGACAAGGAAGAAGCAGAACAAATTTGATGATGCTCGTGACTCACCCTGACCTTCTCTTCCCAGTAGGCATTTTTTCTGGCCACCTTTTCCTGGTAAATATCCAAGATTCTCTTCAGATTGTTAAGCTTATTTTGGTAATATGTCCTAATTTTAAGTGTTGTTCTTTCCTATACAAAACAAACAAGGAAATATCTAACCACATTTTTTTTCGTATTTCTATCTATCTTTATGATCATCTTTGTCACCTGATTTTCTCGTGATGCTATAAGAAAGTTCTCCTCCAGTTCCTTAATCATATCCTGATGTCTGCTCCTCATTGCCATCATATCATCTGTCATCTGTTGATATGATTTGCaggaaaattattaaatatgtaGAATACATAGACAGAAAACATggttgggttaatttaacccaatgggtcctttttgacccaacactgggatGAAAATAACCCATTATTTTATAGAGCGTAGTACAGTGAAATGTTAGCGCCTTATAAAAAAGTGAAATAGTCTTTGAGACTGCTGGAATATTATAATAAAAGTGATATCAACAAAATGTACAATATGCTAAGCCCATTTTTATAGTAAGGAACCACGCTGGGAGGGCTATTTCTCCCCTGACATGTTACAGCTCCACCCCATAACTTTTTGGTTAAAATGAAAGCTAATTATAATGATTTATTATCACAATACAagaactaaaaaatacatagtGGCAAAGACAATCCAAGCTCCTACATAGTCCATTACTGTGTTTATAGGATCATTGTTCCATCTTATAGTAAAGATTGTGGGTTTTAAATGAGCACAACAACTAATAGATGTGTACCTGTCACGTTAAGTAAAAATGGGTGTGCACTAGAACCTGTTGAGATTTGTCCATATGAGATCATGATAAGTAGTGAGTTCTCAGTTTCAAGAGGTGACTGTAAAGGTTCAATAACAAACAAATCTCTAGTCTAGT
Coding sequences within it:
- the LOC135732385 gene encoding uncharacterized protein, encoding MRKKYYNMVEDMKGKIRVFCRIRPLTRTEQVKRSQVIVSCLDEYSVILETPRGPREFQFDKIFNSECMQDEIFLESSGLIQCAIDGFNVCIFAYGHTGSGKTFTMVGDKDRRNPGIIPRTFTKIFEIIQENESKFEFKVSAYMLELYNDRLQDLFVSPTEAFSKKIEIKRDRKGLVFAQGAETKEAASAGELFALFEQGCANRHIAATKMNVESSRSHLIIGIMIKSSNLTNGTISYGKLSLVDLAGSERAAKTGAKDDQLKEANSINKSLSALGDVISALSMEQPHVPYRNNKLTQLMQDSLGGNAKTLMILNISPSDCNLEETLTSLIYATRVKAITNSAQKNVDSKEIAQLKEVILKLKSGQPVEEDV